Genomic DNA from Raphanus sativus cultivar WK10039 unplaced genomic scaffold, ASM80110v3 Scaffold0088, whole genome shotgun sequence:
CGAGAAGACCATCTTCCATCTCAACCCATCTGGTCGTTTCGTCATCGGAGGACCTCACGGTGACGCTGGACTCACCGGGCGTAAGATCATCATCGACACTTACGGTGGTTGGGGTGCACACGGAGGTGGTGCTTTCTCCGGGAAGGACCCAACCAAGGTCGACAGGAGTGGTGCCTACATCGTGAGGCAAGCGGCTAAGAGTATTGTGGCCAGTGGGCTAGCGAGGCGTTGCATTGTGCAGGTCTCGTACGCCATTGGTGTCCCTGAGCCGTTGTCAGTGTTTGTTGACAGCTACGGAACTGGGAAGATACCAGACAAGGAGATTCTTGAGATTGTGAAGGAGAGTTTTGACTTCAGGCCTGGGATGATCTCTATCAACTTGGATTTGAAGAGAGGTGGTAATGGTAGGTTCTTGAAGACTGCTGCTTATGGTCATTTCGGAAGGGACGATGCTGACTTCACCTGGGAGGTTGTGAAGCCACTCAAGTCTAACAAGGTCCAAGCTTGAAAAAACCAGTTCTTCATGTTTTGTCCATGTTTCAGCtctaagattaattattaattattttatcattatgtTATTGTTGTGGTgccaaagttaaaaaaaaaaatcatattttgtatttcttgtttcttttcagAAGAGAATTATATAAAAAGGTTATATTCAATATTGTTTTACATTATCAAATGTCAAATGTTTTGGCTATTAAGTGATCAGAGTGCACTAGTGATTCCATGGACGCAGACATCAGCTTCAACGAGACAAACATCTTTAAGCAACAAACCACTACTTGGCTGATTGAAGTAAACCATTGATACGTATTTAACCCATCCATTCTCCAAGCTTGATCGACTGAACCATTTAGTAACTGTAAAACAAGACACAAGTTACAGAACAAGAAGTGAATAGGTTCACATATCAAGAACTGAGTTTTTTTGTCTGCGAGTTAGTTACCTTTCCCTGCAATGTGTCTGCCTTGAAGCTGATCATATATTCTTACTGTAAACTCTGTGAATATCTTTGTACCGTCTGAAACAGTTTCAGGATCTGCCAGGATCAGATAGATAGAAAGATGGGTTCCTGTTCCGTGCTTTGTTCCCAATGGATAGAAACGTATTTTCCTGCGTTTAAACCAATGTTCAAGAAATCTATAGGTGGTGATTATACGTTTTATAGGAGATTAGTGCTTAGTCGGGGATATCATGTGCGGGCTAAACCATTATTTCTAGACTCACTCAGCGTGTATACcgaattttttagaaaattagttaaAACCATTTTGCATCAGCTCACAGTAACGGTTTTGtgattgttacaaaaaaattatgtttgttACCATTTTCTATCTCCAGCGAAGAAAGCGTTGGAGTCATAGCTTTCTTTGTCTAACTTAGAGAAATTTTCAATCTTCCATATGTGTTTTGAGCTAGTAGCATCTTTAATCATTGATAAGCATTCTCCTCTCCCACTTCTTCTCTCCTTGGAAACAAACACATCAGCTCCAAACATGCATGTGTCTTCCATAAGGTAACCGTTCAACGCATTAAAGAAAGTAGCCGTAGGGATGAACTCATCGAATCCCCGTTCACGTTTGATCGTATGGAACCGTCTTTCCTTCCCTGCAACATGAAATGCatatgagagaaagagagagattcaTTGATTAATAAGTGTAGAGAAGCTACAACAAGTCTACCTTGTAGAATCAAGTAACTATCTTTGTTTTGATCTAGCAAATAGAGACGGAAAACAGCCGAGACCTCCCACCCTGGACCCAAGGAGCTAGAGTCAGCCAGAGCCAAGTAGACAGAAACATGATCTTTTGTATTCTTGCTCTTGTTTCCATTTGGATACAGAACCAGCTTCCTGCAAGCAAAACCACATGATAATGATGATTAATCATTTTAACAAGATAAGGTTTGTCAGATAattaaacaaagaagaagaaataaagtTGTGTGATAATGATGCCTCCTCCTCACCATTTGTAGCCTCCAGCTTCAAAGCTCTCAGTTTCATATCTTTCTATAGCATGCTTTGTAAGGAGTGAGAAAGACTCTATCTTGACCATGTAATGCGTTGGTGGGGCATCAGAAACAGACTTTATGATCTCTGCAGTGATTTTTCATAAAAGTTAcatttatactaaataaaaaggaaaatgaaaaCAATTACACTCTTGATAACAAAACAGGACAACAACAAAAGGTGAGAGAACATATTATGGAAAATTAATTATGAGGCTCATATGTGCATATATACATACACCATTGTCAGTCTTTGTAAATTGTATGTAATCAGATAGGTATAATGTAAAAATTATTAGAGTGAAAAAGAAGTGATAATACCATCATGATCACCCAAACTAGCCATGGGAAGTTATGcagaaacaagaaagaaaactaatgcaTATGCAGATAAGCATCAATCTATTAACTtcctatttatatatatgaaagaaacagaaaaataaaactgtACTTTAGAATCAACCATTTATACTTTGCTTGAACCTTCTTCTCCATGGATGTAGACTTAGTATGTCCTGTGAGGTTGCAGAAGGAAAAAGCAAGAATATGCATTAACTTAGCAATTATATTCTGCATCCCCAAACAAGGTGTTTCCAAAAGGGAGGGAAACAAAGAATCActtagaaaaacataaaaatgagttacttaaaatattattcatataCAAAGAGTCAATAATGCATTTAAAAGAGTATTAAATAGACTTGAAACTCACTAACTCACTAGTTGAATTCTGGTCTGAAAAACACTTGTATGTTATATGTATTCTGTCAAGAAAAGAACACCACAACATTGGATTTTCAATGTGCTAGACAATATTGTGCAAcctttgctcaaaaaaaaaagacaatattGTGCAACCCAGACCGAGCACCTACCTAAACCAACAACCCAAAAAGTTTTATCAGTATTCCGGTTCATCGTCGGTTTTAGACGGTTAAAGTTAAATGACGGTTTTTTAATCAAACCGGTAAACTGGTCTTGTGTTTGTTTCCGACACACATGGCCACGTGGTTTGATGAGAAAAGTCTCCGACCACAGTTTGGTCGCTCGTGTCCGATTATTACctcctcttttctctctctccccttcGTTTGATTCgagaaccaaaacaaaaaaaaaaacaaaaagaatctaCGAAAAAGCAGTTAGTTAGTGTGATTAGTTTTACGACGACGGAGAAGACGAGATGGAGACAGAGACGACGCCAACACAATCATACAGCGAGCAATGGTACTGGGACGAACGCTACACGAACGAATCCGATCCCTTCGATTGGTACCAAAGCTACACTTCATTGTCTCCTCTCATCAATCTCTACGCCCCTAACCGTCCCCACCCCGTCCTCGTCATCGGCTGCGGAAACTCAGCGTTCAGCGAAGGAATGGTCGACGACGGGTACGAAGACGTGATCAGCATCGATATCTCCTCTGTGGTGATCGATGCTATGGTTAAGAAATACTCCGACCGTCCTCGCCTCAAATGTAAACGTCTCTGTTTACTCTCCAAATTTTGTGggagaatgttttttttctttttttgtcttttatgtGTGTGTGGAAAAAAAAAGCAGATTTGAAGATGGATGTGCGTGATATGAAGGCGTTTGGAGATGGTTCTTTTGATGCTGTCATTGATAAAGGAACCTTAGACTCTATTTTGGTGAGGGATGTCTACTTACTTTCTTTATCTctaagattttttatttcttcactAGAAAGTctgatccttttttttttcaatggttAGTGTGGGAGCAATTCGAGACAACACTCAACGCAGATGCTTGAGGAAGTTTGGAGGTACTATTTATATATCcacaaatttatatttctttcttgATCATTTTCACATATTAATGAAGCAGTTTGATGAATAAACTATAGGGTCCTCAAGGATAAAGGAGTCTACATCCTGGTAAAGTCTTCGAGGTTATGATTtatgtgtgtttcttttttgtttgtttattgcACATTTGATTTTTCTAGATGAGTTTGTCTGTAGATTACATATGGAGCTCCGGATTACCGACTTAGGTTGTTTAAAGACTCACGCTCTTGGACGACGAAACTCCATGTGATAGGTCTGCTATACTTCAGTAACCCTCCTTTGTGGTTCGTATCTTGTAGTATCTGTGCTAAATGAAACTTGATATTGTTGCAGACAAAAGTTTAACAGATCATCATCAACCATTAGAAACGTCGAAATGGGAACTGACGAAACCCATTCCTCTAGATGCTGAGGGAAGTTCAGTGGAATCAGCAATAGGCAAAAGCCCTGATGTTCATTACATCTACGTCTGTATTAAGGTGTGTGTAGTTTGAATGCTTTGATGTTTCTACGTTTGCGATATATTAGTTCCATCCGGCTTTATCATATGATTAAATCACTCTTCCACATAGATCATGCACAATCTCATATGTGTGTTTTGTTCATTTGGGAAATTCTGTTTTATCTCAGGATGAGTCGTTGAAGAAGGAAGCAGACACAGCTTGAAGTCATGAGAATCTTTGTTGCTTAGAACATTTAGGTTCTACAAggacttgtttttttttttgtatttatgaGCAACAGTAAAGACGATCATATCTTGGATTCATGTTATACTTTCTAATTACAGGAGGAACAACAGTTATATTTTTAGCATTCTTGGCTCAACGTTGGTTGCGTTCTTAGCATgccttttcttaaaaaaaataaaactttctgGCCTATCAAGTTTATATCTGCAGATAATGTTGTTGTTAAGGAAGCCGTGTACATAATCTCACTCGAAAAGGTtcctttttagatttatttCGTCAAAATCTAAAATTGTACTGATTTTCTAGAAGTATCCAAACCAAAGGGGAAGAACTGTATGATTCGATTAGAAGTATAGAACCACTTTGATCAATGTTATGAAACATTTAAGCTATGACAAACTCTTTTATTAAAGCCAAACTAGCTTGCATCATTGGCTAACAATGAACCAGAGAGAGTAAAACAATGAGATTCTGCAACGAGGCTGCATCAGGTTCTCTGGCTAACCTTGCGTCCTGTTAGCTTCTCCGACTCAAACAACATGTGGTTAATGAGTCCCCGAGCAGCACTGCCAAATACAAACACAAAACATGCTGAGATGTCGTTCCAAACTTGTCAGATAAGACGATAAAATTCCAAGAGTGGTTCACGAGATGAGAGTGTGATCTATGCAGCAGTGATACCGTGCATATATATTACAGGTTATAGCATTCACAagggagaagaaaaagaaaaacgaaaaCAACTCACTCATCCTTTAACTTCTGAATCTTCTCGGGGTCGGTCTCATTCATGTGTTTTTTAAATTGCTGCCTCACCATACCAACCACCAGCTCAGTGTTGTGTTGCTGTAAGAGTAAACAGTATAAAAAAGGTTTATTCCCATGCCAAATCTATCGCAGAGAAGCCAAATATTTCTATaaagcaaataaaaaagtaaagagTATGGGAGGGTAAAGAAGATTGATAAACTTCAATCAGCATTCGATTTAGTTTCTTTAATCTAATCAAATATCATATTAGAAACAGGAATGGGAATGGGATTCCTACTAAACACAAACCGATTCAAAGCAACAAAAGTGTCTAAAGCTAGAGAGAAACAAATATGTTGAGAGGAGAAGCCTCACCTGCTTACCAATGAATGTAGCTCTACGAAGACATTCTCGGTACAACTGCCCATAAGGAAAAAGACGAATAGTTcagtaagaaaaagaaaaaacaatttaagCAGGAcactgtaataaaaaaaaatgaaacagatGATACAGACCCTAACCACATTGTTAGCGAGTTCAGGAGGCAAAGAGCCTTGTAGAGTCGGCATCGTGCTTCAGTTACGGTTTATTGTCCTGTAACAGCCACAACAAGATTCGCACTTATCGATCAGAAAcgtaaaaaactaaaaaccctGAAGCTGTAGTCGACGAAAGAacaagcaaaaatgaaaaaaaaaaaaaaaaaaaaaaaggcctTATTTCTGTATAGTAATCTAACAATTGggagtaaaaagaaaaatcaaatcttttgtttttgaataGAAACCAGCATCCATTGAAATACCAATCTGAATCTCTACTGGAATCGTCAATAAGATGAAATGAATAAAGTCCCACAAATAGATCGAATTCCTACCGGCGATATGTCGAATTCAGACAGACTGTGAGAAGAGAAATAATTCGATGGCGAGAGTTTGGGATTTTTCAGATTTCAGCCTTTCAGTTCCAGGTGTAAAATGACTAACAGGCCGAAAATATAGGCCCATTAATTCATCAGATTTAATCGACCCATAAccaaacatacaaaatataatcGAAACGATCTCAGCCGTCCACAGGGACAGTAAAGACTCCAGCCAGTTCAGAGACTCTACTCCAGTAGCATTCCCGCCTAAATCATAAATAGGAAACTTTACAAAGATTTAAAGCATCGAAACccctaaatccctaaatcctccccccccccctctctctctctccgttcGTCTCCTCCAGGGAAAGCAACTTTGTTATGGACAACAGTGACCTCGAATCCGGTTCAGGTTCAGGTCTTATATCTTCTTCCCTATTTCGTTTCATCAAATCATGTCTCTCTTGAGAGCTAAAGTCTAGTTAATGGATTTTATCCCCAGATTCTAGGGTTCATTCTGTTCGTTTTGCGAATCTACCTTTGTCTGTATCTCTATACTGTCTCCCTCTTATTGTCTATATGTACTGTACTGTACTGATCTAGTgtctttctatatatatatatatatataaaattgtttcTCTGTTTATGTCTGAATGTGTTTACAATTGTCATGAATCTTCCTCTGTATCTGCGCATAGGCGTCCTTTTGAATATATGTTCTGTAGTCATTATAGTGTTTgcatgtaatatttatatatgtgtaagGTTGTTTTCTCTGTTTATATGTTATAGTCTGAATGTATAACTCTGCCTATGGGGATTTTTTTGTAGgtat
This window encodes:
- the LOC108860227 gene encoding uncharacterized protein LOC108860227: MASLGDHDEIIKSVSDAPPTHYMVKIESFSLLTKHAIERYETESFEAGGYKWKLVLYPNGNKSKNTKDHVSVYLALADSSSLGPGWEVSAVFRLYLLDQNKDSYLILQGKERRFHTIKRERGFDEFIPTATFFNALNGYLMEDTCMFGADVFVSKERRSGRGECLSMIKDATSSKHIWKIENFSKLDKESYDSNAFFAGDRKWKIRFYPLGTKHGTGTHLSIYLILADPETVSDGTKIFTEFTVRIYDQLQGRHIAGKVTKWFSRSSLENGWVKYVSMVYFNQPSSGLLLKDVCLVEADVCVHGITSAL
- the LOC108861312 gene encoding uncharacterized protein LOC108861312; its protein translation is METETTPTQSYSEQWYWDERYTNESDPFDWYQSYTSLSPLINLYAPNRPHPVLVIGCGNSAFSEGMVDDGYEDVISIDISSVVIDAMVKKYSDRPRLKYLKMDVRDMKAFGDGSFDAVIDKGTLDSILCGSNSRQHSTQMLEEVWRVLKDKGVYILITYGAPDYRLRLFKDSRSWTTKLHVIDKSLTDHHQPLETSKWELTKPIPLDAEGSSVESAIGKSPDVHYIYVCIKDESLKKEADTA
- the LOC108861313 gene encoding uncharacterized protein LOC108861313 isoform X1; translated protein: MPTLQGSLPPELANNVVRLYRECLRRATFIGKQQHNTELVVGMVRQQFKKHMNETDPEKIQKLKDDAARGLINHMLFESEKLTGRKVSQRT
- the LOC108861313 gene encoding uncharacterized protein LOC108861313 isoform X2, producing MPTLQGSLPPELANNVLYRECLRRATFIGKQQHNTELVVGMVRQQFKKHMNETDPEKIQKLKDDAARGLINHMLFESEKLTGRKVSQRT